From the Hallerella porci genome, one window contains:
- a CDS encoding LysR family transcriptional regulator yields MELTQLKYFLEVARTEHVTQSAKNLFIVQPALTQSIHKLEDELGIVLFKNQGRNIKLTDNGRFFYEKLKPLYEELIALPTLLKESADKQNNSVKLNVLAASTMITQAIIEYKQNNHDVDIDIIQNEETKVFDICVRTYATYKPELDNTASDETFVTSEKIYLAVPNNAQYKKLDKISLFDVGDKFIGLYGSKQYRKICNELCQGIGFKTHITFESDNVMAVKEAVAAGIGVGFWPEISWGKMDHKKIRLLEISDAEFKRDIVISLRKNKQDNSKIEAFFQFLSRYVEKRRHRPRVIKPAETTETV; encoded by the coding sequence ATGGAACTCACACAGCTGAAATATTTTTTGGAAGTTGCGCGCACCGAACATGTGACGCAAAGTGCGAAAAACCTTTTTATTGTGCAGCCTGCACTCACACAATCAATTCATAAATTAGAAGATGAACTCGGCATTGTGTTATTTAAAAATCAAGGGCGAAATATTAAGCTCACCGATAACGGACGATTTTTTTACGAAAAATTAAAACCACTTTATGAAGAATTGATTGCTCTTCCAACTCTTTTGAAAGAAAGTGCAGACAAGCAAAATAATAGCGTCAAGCTAAATGTTTTAGCTGCATCGACGATGATTACGCAAGCGATTATCGAATACAAACAAAATAATCACGACGTAGATATCGACATCATTCAAAACGAAGAAACAAAAGTTTTTGATATTTGCGTGCGCACTTACGCAACCTATAAACCAGAACTTGACAATACCGCATCAGACGAAACTTTTGTCACATCTGAAAAAATTTATTTGGCAGTTCCCAATAATGCGCAATATAAAAAGCTCGATAAAATTTCACTTTTTGATGTGGGCGATAAATTTATCGGTTTGTATGGTTCGAAACAATACCGCAAAATTTGTAATGAACTTTGCCAAGGAATTGGATTTAAAACGCATATTACTTTTGAAAGCGATAATGTGATGGCGGTGAAAGAAGCGGTTGCCGCAGGAATTGGCGTTGGATTTTGGCCCGAAATTTCGTGGGGCAAAATGGATCACAAAAAAATTCGATTGCTCGAAATTAGCGACGCTGAATTTAAACGCGACATCGTGATTTCGCTTCGCAAAAACAAACAAGACAATTCAAAAATCGAAGCGTTCTTCCAATTTTTATCGCGTTATGTGGAAAAGCGCAGGCACCGCCCAAGAGTCATTAAACCCGCAGAAACAACTGAAACGGTATAA
- a CDS encoding substrate-binding domain-containing protein: MNKKKIIGALAGLAILGGIAACKDESKPVGFDSSREISVITREAGSGTRDAFTELAGVLVKQDGKKKDNTTLEALTIDGTQGVMSTVAGNEYAIGYISLGSLNNTVKALQIDGVSADKLNVKRGTYPIARPFNIAFKGKVDEVTQDFIDFIMSADGQAIVDANGYVSVNEGKPYESKNLKGKIVIAGSSSVSPVMEKLKEAYEAKNQNVQIEIQTNDSSSGMLAAKEGTCNIGMASRDLKASEKEVLTSLTIARDGIAVIVNNKNPQTNLSKETLRQIYTGLIRNWKI, from the coding sequence ATGAACAAGAAAAAAATTATCGGCGCACTCGCAGGTCTTGCAATTCTTGGAGGAATTGCCGCATGCAAAGATGAATCAAAACCTGTCGGATTTGATTCGTCTCGAGAAATTTCTGTGATTACGCGTGAAGCCGGCTCAGGCACACGCGATGCATTTACAGAACTTGCAGGAGTTTTAGTCAAGCAAGACGGCAAAAAGAAAGACAACACAACTCTTGAAGCGTTGACAATCGACGGCACGCAAGGTGTGATGTCAACCGTCGCCGGAAACGAATACGCCATCGGTTACATTTCTTTGGGCTCGTTAAATAATACGGTAAAAGCTTTGCAAATCGACGGCGTGAGCGCAGACAAATTAAATGTGAAACGCGGAACCTATCCCATTGCGCGTCCGTTCAACATCGCCTTCAAAGGAAAAGTCGATGAAGTCACTCAAGATTTTATTGACTTTATTATGAGCGCCGATGGCCAAGCAATCGTCGATGCAAATGGTTACGTAAGCGTGAACGAAGGCAAGCCCTACGAAAGCAAAAATTTGAAAGGAAAAATTGTAATCGCAGGATCTTCGAGCGTCTCGCCGGTGATGGAAAAATTGAAAGAAGCGTACGAAGCAAAAAATCAAAATGTGCAAATCGAAATTCAAACAAACGATTCTTCTTCGGGAATGCTCGCTGCAAAAGAAGGCACATGCAACATCGGCATGGCTAGCCGCGATTTGAAAGCTTCCGAAAAAGAAGTTCTCACCAGTTTAACAATTGCGCGCGACGGCATCGCTGTTATCGTGAACAATAAAAATCCGCAAACCAATTTGAGCAAAGAAACTCTTCGCCAAATTTACACCGGACTTATCCGCAACTGGAAAATCTAA
- a CDS encoding branched-chain amino acid transporter permease has protein sequence MTFSEQIITIGAVVLGTLITRFLPFLIFPAGKPTPKYIQYLGKVLAPATFALLVIYSLKDVSFSAGNYGLPEIIGIFLTVVLHLWKRQMLLSIAGGTISYMILVQFIFPTP, from the coding sequence ATGACATTTTCCGAACAAATTATCACCATCGGCGCAGTCGTTTTAGGAACCCTCATTACGCGCTTTTTACCGTTTCTCATTTTCCCTGCAGGTAAGCCGACGCCGAAATATATTCAATATCTCGGAAAAGTTTTAGCGCCTGCGACCTTTGCCCTTTTGGTGATTTATTCGCTCAAAGATGTTTCATTCTCAGCGGGAAATTATGGACTCCCTGAAATCATCGGAATTTTTCTCACCGTCGTTTTGCATTTATGGAAAAGGCAAATGCTCCTTTCCATTGCGGGCGGTACAATTTCTTATATGATTTTAGTGCAATTTATTTTTCCAACGCCCTAA
- the ppk1 gene encoding polyphosphate kinase 1 translates to MKHEIYKQNRELSWLRFNERVLEEANDKTVPLLERLKFVSIFTSNLDEFFMIRVGILFKMAEIKKHWKDNKCQMTASEQLDAIFSETSKLYKKKDSTYSQIKSELSEQGIEFVAYKKCNKEEKKFLKEYYQDNILPLLSPQIVDARHPTPNLQSKISYIVASLKNKNKNILGLVQCPATIPEIIPIGDDSKRFIFAEELIVEHIDEIFSMYKISDKNIICITRNGDLTTDEETDGSEDYRNQMKLILKKRRVSFIVRVEAAKSLSSELEEFILRTLKVQKKQIFVTSAPLKMKFPFSLPEILPVELSGKLSYPLFSPVDSKSVDAKTSMISQISERDLMLSYPYEKMDPFLKLIKEAAEDPNTLSIKITIYRLAHRAKLVDYLCRAAENGIEVTTLIELRARFDELNNIDWSERLEDAGCHVLYGPEGYKVHSKICLITRRNDSQIQYITQIGTGNYNEKTCKLYTDISFMTSDVQIGKDAVEFFKNVCIGNLGGKYSKLLVSPLGLKSKILQLIDSEIAKKSEGALTFKMNSLTDVDVIEKLVEASQAGVKINLIIRGICCLLPGIPGITDNITIRSIVGKFLEHSRIYAFGKGAKEQIFIGSADMMTRNTENRVEVITPIKSKEIKNRLRSILNIMLLDNVKARLLQPSGKYIKIPIESSSDEKLVNAQEMQCEE, encoded by the coding sequence ATGAAACATGAAATCTACAAACAAAATAGAGAACTTTCTTGGCTGCGTTTTAACGAACGCGTTTTAGAAGAAGCAAATGATAAAACTGTTCCGCTTTTGGAACGCTTAAAATTCGTCTCCATTTTCACATCGAATTTAGATGAATTTTTTATGATTCGCGTAGGCATTCTTTTTAAAATGGCAGAAATTAAAAAACATTGGAAAGATAATAAATGCCAAATGACTGCTAGCGAACAGCTCGATGCGATTTTTTCGGAAACATCAAAATTGTATAAGAAAAAAGATTCGACTTATTCGCAAATTAAAAGCGAACTTTCTGAACAAGGCATCGAATTTGTCGCTTATAAAAAATGCAACAAAGAAGAAAAGAAATTTTTGAAAGAATATTATCAAGATAACATTTTGCCATTGCTTTCGCCGCAAATTGTGGATGCGCGTCATCCGACTCCTAATTTGCAAAGTAAAATTTCTTATATCGTCGCCTCCTTAAAAAATAAAAACAAAAATATTTTAGGTCTCGTGCAATGCCCAGCGACGATTCCAGAAATTATTCCAATTGGGGATGATTCAAAACGATTTATTTTTGCCGAAGAACTTATTGTAGAACACATCGATGAAATTTTTTCGATGTATAAAATCTCGGATAAAAATATTATTTGCATTACGCGCAATGGCGATTTGACAACGGACGAAGAAACTGACGGCTCCGAAGATTATCGCAATCAAATGAAACTCATTTTGAAAAAACGCCGCGTGAGTTTTATTGTGCGCGTTGAAGCCGCAAAATCATTATCGTCCGAATTAGAAGAATTTATTTTGCGCACATTGAAAGTGCAAAAGAAACAAATCTTTGTCACTTCTGCTCCTTTAAAAATGAAATTTCCTTTTAGTTTGCCTGAAATTTTACCGGTAGAACTTTCTGGAAAACTTTCGTATCCGCTATTCTCGCCTGTTGATTCTAAAAGTGTGGATGCAAAAACTTCGATGATTTCGCAAATTTCTGAACGCGATTTAATGCTTTCGTATCCGTATGAAAAAATGGATCCGTTCTTAAAACTCATTAAAGAAGCCGCTGAAGATCCGAATACGCTCTCGATTAAAATTACGATTTATCGACTGGCGCATCGCGCAAAATTGGTGGATTATTTGTGCCGTGCTGCAGAAAACGGAATTGAAGTCACGACTTTAATTGAACTGCGCGCACGCTTTGATGAACTCAATAATATCGACTGGTCTGAAAGATTAGAAGATGCGGGTTGCCATGTTTTATATGGCCCCGAAGGCTATAAAGTGCATAGTAAAATCTGTTTGATTACGCGTCGAAATGATTCGCAAATTCAATACATTACGCAAATCGGCACGGGCAATTACAACGAAAAAACATGTAAACTTTATACCGATATTTCGTTCATGACATCGGATGTTCAAATCGGAAAAGATGCTGTTGAATTTTTCAAAAATGTGTGCATCGGAAATTTAGGTGGCAAGTATTCAAAATTGCTCGTGTCGCCACTTGGTTTAAAATCAAAAATTTTGCAACTCATCGATTCTGAAATTGCAAAGAAAAGCGAAGGTGCATTAACATTTAAAATGAATTCTTTGACCGATGTTGATGTGATTGAAAAACTCGTCGAAGCAAGTCAAGCCGGCGTAAAAATCAATTTGATTATTCGCGGTATTTGTTGCTTGCTCCCAGGCATTCCAGGAATTACAGATAACATAACTATTCGAAGTATCGTCGGAAAATTCTTGGAACATTCACGCATTTATGCATTTGGCAAAGGCGCAAAAGAACAAATTTTTATCGGTTCTGCGGACATGATGACTCGCAATACAGAAAATCGCGTTGAAGTGATCACGCCGATTAAATCGAAAGAAATCAAAAATCGTTTGCGAAGCATTTTAAACATTATGCTTTTAGATAATGTGAAAGCGCGCCTCTTGCAACCTAGCGGAAAATACATCAAAATTCCAATTGAATCTTCTTCAGATGAAAAGCTGGTAAACGCACAAGAAATGCAATGTGAAGAATAG
- a CDS encoding Ppx/GppA phosphatase family protein gives MKNYAIIDIGSNTIRLCIYEVIGNDFKLIDKKRSVAGLASYVENGNLKSDGIKRLIAVLNDFKTKIFSHQVTQIFAFATASLRLVKNRETVLKKVLFVTSIRVKILSGKEEAEYSFLGATLCLNVYEGILVDIGGASTELVYFKNNQIVKSYSFPIGSLNSYEKYVSRIIPTKMEQQKIKGAVLEFLDGIDVPDSAYQKKIYGVGGSVRNTFKIYNRLCNNETNEMSYEKFKDILKLFKAEKKEYLTAILQTAPHRIHTIIPGMIILKTIARYFECTNICKSNFGIREGYLMKQIKGN, from the coding sequence ATGAAAAATTATGCCATCATCGATATCGGCTCCAATACGATTCGCTTGTGCATTTACGAAGTCATCGGAAATGATTTTAAGTTGATTGACAAAAAAAGAAGTGTCGCTGGCCTTGCTTCATACGTTGAAAATGGAAACTTAAAATCCGATGGGATTAAGCGCTTAATCGCCGTGTTAAATGATTTCAAAACGAAAATTTTTTCGCATCAAGTGACGCAAATTTTTGCCTTTGCAACAGCGAGTTTGCGCCTTGTCAAAAATCGCGAAACGGTTTTGAAAAAAGTTTTATTCGTCACTTCTATCCGTGTGAAAATTCTTTCGGGAAAAGAAGAAGCTGAATACAGTTTTTTAGGCGCAACGCTTTGCTTAAATGTTTACGAAGGCATTTTAGTTGATATCGGTGGGGCAAGTACAGAACTTGTTTATTTTAAGAATAATCAAATCGTGAAATCGTATTCGTTTCCGATTGGTTCTTTGAACAGTTACGAAAAATATGTAAGCCGCATTATCCCAACTAAAATGGAACAGCAAAAAATTAAAGGCGCTGTTTTAGAATTTTTAGATGGAATCGATGTGCCCGATTCGGCGTATCAGAAAAAAATTTATGGAGTCGGCGGAAGCGTTCGCAATACATTTAAAATTTATAATCGCTTGTGCAACAACGAAACCAATGAAATGTCTTACGAAAAATTCAAAGACATTTTAAAACTTTTCAAAGCCGAAAAAAAAGAATATCTGACCGCGATTTTACAAACGGCGCCGCATCGCATTCACACAATCATTCCGGGGATGATCATTTTGAAAACGATTGCGCGCTATTTTGAATGCACGAATATTTGCAAAAGCAATTTCGGCATTCGCGAAGGTTATTTAATGAAACAAATTAAGGGAAACTAA
- the pstB gene encoding phosphate ABC transporter ATP-binding protein PstB yields the protein MNSYKLTIQNMELYYGNFHALKNVNLNIPTNEIVAFIGPSGCGKSTLLKSLNRMNDLVEGCKIKGDIKLEGKNIYKDFDVNELRKRVGMVFQKPNPFPMSVYDNIAFGPRTHGIKNRKVLDEIVETSLKNAGVWEELKDRLNKSALGLSGGQQQRLCIARALAISPEVLLMDEPTSALDPISTGKIEDLVLELKKNYTIVMVTHNMQQATRVSDKTAFFLLGEVIEYGDTTQLFSMPKNKKTEDYITGRFG from the coding sequence ATGAATTCGTATAAATTAACTATTCAGAATATGGAACTTTATTACGGGAATTTTCACGCATTAAAAAATGTGAATTTGAATATTCCCACCAATGAAATTGTGGCGTTCATCGGTCCTTCGGGTTGCGGAAAAAGCACGCTTTTAAAATCGTTAAATCGGATGAACGATTTAGTCGAAGGTTGTAAAATCAAAGGCGATATCAAACTCGAAGGAAAAAATATTTACAAAGATTTCGATGTGAATGAACTTCGAAAAAGAGTGGGAATGGTTTTCCAAAAACCAAATCCGTTTCCGATGAGCGTCTATGATAACATCGCTTTTGGTCCGCGTACGCATGGAATTAAAAATCGAAAAGTCCTCGATGAAATTGTAGAAACTTCGCTTAAAAATGCAGGCGTTTGGGAAGAACTCAAAGACCGCTTAAATAAAAGTGCGCTTGGACTTTCGGGCGGTCAGCAGCAACGTTTATGCATTGCGCGCGCCTTGGCGATTTCTCCAGAAGTTCTTTTAATGGATGAACCGACAAGCGCTTTGGACCCGATTTCGACTGGGAAAATTGAAGACTTGGTTTTAGAACTCAAAAAGAATTACACGATTGTGATGGTCACGCACAATATGCAGCAAGCGACTCGCGTGTCCGATAAAACCGCATTCTTTTTACTTGGCGAAGTGATTGAATACGGCGACACCACACAACTTTTTTCGATGCCGAAAAATAAAAAAACAGAAGATTACATCACAGGGAGATTTGGATAA
- the pstC gene encoding phosphate ABC transporter permease subunit PstC — MSKVFLLSALTCIFFVFLICVFLFANGIPAMHKIGFTDFIFGKTWAPTDEPALFGILPMILGSLYVTLGALVIGVTVGIFSAVYLAKFCSEKIHKKLKPAVDLLAGIPSVVYGFFGLVVIVPFVRTHFGGSGASILSASLLLGMMILPTIISVSEAAIRAVPNSYYEGALALGATHERSVFFAVLPAAKSGIVAAIVLGLGRAIGETMAVILVAGNQARMPTGILNGVRTLTSNIVLEMGYATDLHREALIATGVVLFTFILIINAAFAILKRRGKA, encoded by the coding sequence ATGTCGAAAGTGTTTTTACTTTCGGCTTTGACTTGCATTTTCTTTGTGTTTTTGATTTGCGTATTCCTTTTTGCAAACGGAATACCGGCGATGCATAAAATCGGATTTACCGATTTTATCTTCGGAAAAACTTGGGCTCCAACCGATGAACCGGCGCTTTTTGGAATCCTTCCGATGATTCTAGGAAGTTTGTATGTAACGCTTGGTGCACTTGTGATTGGAGTGACGGTCGGAATTTTTTCCGCCGTTTATTTAGCAAAATTTTGCTCGGAAAAAATTCATAAAAAATTAAAGCCGGCGGTGGATTTGCTCGCAGGAATTCCGTCGGTTGTTTATGGATTTTTTGGGCTCGTCGTAATTGTGCCTTTTGTGCGCACGCATTTCGGCGGAAGTGGCGCAAGCATTTTATCGGCTTCGCTTTTGCTTGGAATGATGATTTTACCGACTATCATTTCGGTATCCGAAGCTGCCATTCGCGCGGTTCCGAACAGTTATTACGAAGGTGCTTTAGCACTTGGCGCAACTCATGAACGAAGCGTATTTTTTGCAGTGCTTCCGGCTGCAAAATCGGGAATCGTCGCTGCGATTGTGCTTGGGCTCGGTCGTGCAATCGGTGAAACGATGGCGGTGATTTTAGTCGCCGGAAACCAAGCGAGAATGCCCACGGGAATCTTAAACGGCGTGCGTACTTTAACTTCAAACATTGTGCTTGAAATGGGATACGCTACCGATTTACACCGCGAAGCTTTAATCGCTACAGGCGTTGTGCTTTTCACCTTTATTTTAATCATCAATGCAGCCTTTGCAATTCTTAAAAGAAGAGGTAAAGCATGA
- a CDS encoding putative transporter, protein MQWLIDLFTKPSVAEQVVVLSITAALGLMLGKIKVKGISLGGAGALFVGILLGHLGLRIDPNVLHFIQEFGLILFVYTIGMQVGPGFIDSIRRHGLGLNILASGIVLSGVIVTLCLYFFTDMKNNVPVLIGMLCGAVTNTPSLGAANSAFAAAGVDTSLTGIGYAVAYPFGVIGIILVMILVRVFFRQNPVKAAEDYASEIAATRSEIISTSLLVENKNLFGVPLKEIPDLISSGVVITRLLRGDSIFTPNGKTIIQEGDKVHIVGMPEAVRTMEKVIGSKLNAPITKVASKLETRSILVTNKKMLGKTIGSLNFPERYGVTVSRVVRGDFKFTGRLDLRIKFADKLLVVGPTEGIDAVAKDLGDSLKALNHPEILPAFLGIFIGVIVGSIPIAIPGMPMPLKLGLAGGPLIVAILLSRKRKLGPLNFFMAASANLMLRELGITLFLTCVGLNAGIKFFDVLLNGDGFYYMGLAALITFIPLMIAGIVGKLVFKVNYLSLCGMIAGSMTDPPALAFANGLSNSEATNVAYASVYPLTMLLRILTAQVLAIFLLT, encoded by the coding sequence ATGCAATGGCTGATTGACCTTTTTACAAAGCCCTCTGTTGCGGAACAAGTTGTTGTTCTTTCGATTACTGCAGCGCTTGGGTTAATGCTTGGAAAAATTAAAGTAAAGGGAATCAGTCTCGGTGGTGCGGGCGCTCTTTTCGTCGGCATTCTTTTAGGGCATTTAGGACTTCGCATTGATCCGAATGTTTTGCATTTTATTCAAGAATTTGGTTTGATTCTTTTTGTTTATACGATTGGAATGCAAGTCGGCCCGGGATTTATTGATTCCATTCGCCGTCACGGTTTAGGGTTAAATATTCTCGCTTCGGGAATTGTTCTTTCGGGTGTGATTGTAACGCTTTGCCTTTACTTCTTCACCGATATGAAAAATAATGTTCCTGTTCTCATCGGGATGCTTTGCGGTGCGGTGACGAATACGCCGTCTTTGGGCGCTGCGAATTCGGCATTTGCTGCGGCAGGCGTTGACACTTCTCTGACGGGAATCGGTTATGCGGTTGCGTATCCGTTTGGTGTAATCGGCATTATTTTGGTGATGATTTTAGTTCGCGTTTTCTTCCGGCAAAATCCGGTGAAAGCGGCAGAAGATTATGCTTCTGAAATTGCAGCAACGCGTTCGGAAATTATTTCGACAAGTCTTTTGGTAGAAAACAAAAATCTCTTCGGAGTTCCTTTAAAAGAAATTCCCGATTTGATTTCGAGCGGTGTTGTTATCACAAGACTTTTAAGAGGCGATAGCATTTTTACGCCGAACGGAAAAACGATTATTCAAGAAGGCGATAAAGTGCACATTGTGGGAATGCCCGAAGCGGTGCGCACCATGGAAAAAGTCATCGGTTCAAAATTGAATGCGCCGATTACGAAAGTCGCTTCGAAATTAGAAACCCGTAGCATTTTGGTGACGAATAAAAAGATGCTCGGCAAAACAATTGGCTCGTTAAATTTCCCAGAACGTTACGGCGTTACTGTGAGCCGTGTTGTCCGCGGAGATTTCAAATTTACAGGACGCTTGGATTTGCGCATTAAATTTGCGGATAAACTTTTGGTCGTCGGTCCGACCGAAGGAATTGATGCTGTTGCCAAAGATTTAGGTGATTCGCTCAAGGCGTTAAATCATCCGGAAATTCTTCCCGCATTTCTTGGCATTTTCATCGGCGTTATCGTGGGTTCAATTCCTATTGCAATTCCAGGAATGCCGATGCCGCTGAAGCTCGGACTTGCTGGCGGTCCGTTAATCGTTGCAATTCTTCTTTCGCGGAAACGTAAACTCGGACCTTTAAATTTCTTTATGGCAGCGAGTGCAAATTTAATGCTCCGCGAACTCGGCATTACATTATTCCTCACTTGTGTCGGTTTGAATGCAGGAATTAAATTCTTTGATGTTTTGTTAAACGGCGACGGATTCTATTATATGGGACTTGCTGCTCTCATCACATTTATCCCGCTGATGATTGCGGGAATCGTGGGAAAGCTCGTTTTCAAAGTCAATTATTTAAGCCTTTGCGGAATGATTGCGGGCTCGATGACGGATCCTCCGGCTCTTGCGTTCGCCAACGGACTTTCAAATTCCGAAGCGACGAATGTGGCATACGCATCGGTTTATCCGCTCACGATGTTGCTTCGTATTTTAACCGCGCAAGTGCTTGCGATATTCCTGCTCACTTAA
- the phoU gene encoding phosphate signaling complex protein PhoU: protein MRENFNLELESLTEGIIKMGNLVEESFTNATKVLLNGDKNLAEQNIEDDKKIDQQMKDIETLCLRLLLSQQPVAHDLRFISASLKMVSDLERIGDQCADISEIVLTLSNKNASPVQLSTIPLMIEKIGQMISQSVDAFILKDVTMAKDVCCVDDIIDRAFTESKKELIESIRSSSANADNVIDSFMIAKYLERIGDHAVNVARWAIFEETGSRIIPKQV, encoded by the coding sequence ATGCGAGAAAACTTCAATTTAGAATTGGAATCTCTTACCGAAGGGATTATCAAAATGGGAAACTTAGTCGAAGAATCGTTTACGAATGCGACGAAAGTTTTACTCAATGGCGATAAAAATTTAGCGGAGCAAAATATCGAAGACGATAAAAAAATCGATCAGCAAATGAAAGATATTGAAACGCTCTGCTTGCGCCTTTTATTAAGCCAGCAGCCAGTTGCACACGATTTGCGTTTTATTTCGGCATCGCTTAAAATGGTGAGCGATTTAGAACGCATCGGCGATCAATGCGCAGACATTTCCGAAATTGTGCTCACGCTTTCGAATAAAAATGCATCGCCTGTGCAGCTTTCTACGATTCCTTTGATGATTGAAAAAATCGGACAAATGATTTCGCAATCGGTAGATGCATTCATCTTAAAAGATGTCACGATGGCAAAAGATGTTTGTTGCGTCGATGATATTATCGATCGAGCATTTACCGAATCGAAAAAAGAATTGATTGAATCCATTCGTTCTAGTTCTGCAAATGCAGATAATGTAATCGATTCGTTTATGATTGCAAAATATTTGGAACGCATTGGCGACCATGCCGTGAATGTTGCGCGTTGGGCAATCTTTGAAGAAACCGGCAGTCGCATCATTCCAAAGCAGGTGTAA
- the pstA gene encoding phosphate ABC transporter permease PstA, with amino-acid sequence MSSKILRYAVKFSMALTVLSMAFLVVYVLVNGIPYLKPSLFSLEYNSENVSFLPSIINTIILVVGSILVAAPLGIFAAIYLVEYASRGNKIVSLVRLTAETLSGIPSIVYGLFGMLFFVTTLRCGYSLVAGICTVSMMILPLILRTTEEALKSVPDSYREGSYGLGAGKIRTVCSVVLPAAVPGILSGVILAVGRVVGETAALIYTAGTVADFPKSAFSSGRSLAVHMYELSREGFHTGEAYATAVILILLVLIINWFSNKLANKIKKV; translated from the coding sequence ATGAGCAGTAAAATTTTGCGTTACGCTGTAAAATTTTCGATGGCGCTTACCGTTTTATCGATGGCATTTTTAGTGGTCTATGTTTTAGTCAACGGCATTCCGTATTTAAAACCATCGTTATTTTCGCTAGAATATAATTCGGAAAACGTTTCGTTTTTACCGTCGATTATAAACACAATCATTTTGGTGGTGGGCTCTATTTTAGTTGCCGCTCCGCTTGGAATTTTTGCAGCCATTTACTTGGTCGAATACGCAAGTCGCGGAAATAAAATCGTATCGCTTGTGCGTTTAACTGCAGAAACGCTTTCGGGAATTCCTTCGATTGTGTATGGACTTTTTGGAATGCTTTTCTTTGTGACAACACTGCGCTGCGGCTATTCTTTGGTGGCAGGCATTTGCACAGTTTCGATGATGATTTTGCCTCTCATTTTGCGCACAACTGAAGAAGCTTTAAAATCGGTTCCCGATAGTTACCGCGAAGGTTCTTACGGACTTGGCGCTGGAAAAATAAGAACAGTTTGTTCTGTCGTTTTGCCGGCTGCTGTTCCTGGAATTTTATCGGGTGTAATTTTAGCGGTTGGTCGCGTTGTCGGTGAAACGGCTGCGTTAATTTATACGGCAGGAACGGTCGCTGATTTTCCAAAGAGCGCATTTTCTTCGGGCAGATCTTTGGCGGTTCACATGTATGAACTTTCGCGCGAAGGATTTCACACGGGCGAAGCTTACGCCACTGCAGTGATTTTGATTTTGCTCGTTTTAATCATCAACTGGTTTTCAAATAAACTAGCCAATAAAATTAAAAAGGTTTAA
- a CDS encoding exodeoxyribonuclease III — MKLVSWNVAGIRACLKKGLPDFFHQVNADAFCLQEVKAEASQFDFHPEGYSEYLFPAKRKGYSGTMIYSRTEPLDIQYGYGESEYDDEGRSITAEFEKFYLVTTYVPNAKRDLSRLESRMHFEDSFRAYLKKLEEKKPVVLCGDLNVAHNEIDICNARANRGHAGFTDEERAKFSELLDSGFVDTFRALYPDRVRYTWWSYLGHARENNAGWRLDYFVVSKNFFSQVKDSLVYDDVLGSDHCPIGLEL; from the coding sequence ATGAAACTCGTTTCTTGGAATGTCGCCGGCATTCGCGCTTGCCTTAAAAAAGGTTTGCCCGATTTCTTTCATCAAGTCAACGCAGACGCTTTCTGCTTACAAGAAGTCAAAGCCGAAGCGAGTCAATTTGATTTTCATCCCGAAGGTTATTCGGAATATCTTTTCCCGGCGAAGCGCAAAGGTTATTCGGGCACGATGATTTATAGCCGCACGGAACCGCTCGATATTCAATACGGCTACGGCGAAAGCGAATACGATGATGAAGGTCGCAGCATTACCGCCGAATTTGAAAAATTTTATTTGGTGACAACTTATGTGCCAAACGCAAAACGCGATTTGAGTCGATTGGAATCGCGGATGCATTTTGAAGATTCCTTCCGCGCTTATCTCAAAAAATTAGAAGAAAAAAAGCCGGTCGTTCTCTGCGGCGATTTGAATGTTGCGCACAATGAAATTGACATTTGCAATGCGCGCGCCAATCGCGGACATGCGGGATTTACCGATGAAGAACGTGCAAAATTCAGCGAACTTTTAGACAGCGGATTTGTCGACACTTTCCGCGCCCTTTATCCCGATCGTGTACGTTACACTTGGTGGAGTTATCTCGGACATGCCCGCGAAAATAACGCCGGTTGGCGTTTAGATTATTTTGTCGTCTCGAAAAATTTCTTTTCACAAGTGAAAGATTCCCTCGTTTACGACGATGTCTTAGGAAGCGATCACTGCCCTATCGGATTAGAACTGTAA